The DNA segment TTGATCTTCGTAAACCTCACTGCCTTGATTGATCCATGAAGAGGCAGGGTATCTTTGCAGTCATAAACCCCAGAAAATCTGTGCAACCtcgtattaaaaaaaaaaaggcagtgaaatTTATGAGAGCAGCTAGGAAAGCAACCTGGTttggggagctgccagccagcACATCAAGTGACTGATCTGACTAACACAGTCCATCAGTTTCCTGTGTACGTTAGTGCTGCTAGCTTGGCTCCCAGTCATTTTTTTAAGGCAATAATTGTCCTAGCAAATCAGCAGTATAATTTAACTACTACTGTCTAACCTAGTTTGATGGTCATCCATTTTCTAAAGTcaccaaattttatttttttatccacAATACCATTATACCAAAACAtacatttaagaaaaagaaacaccttTATAGAAATGTTGATAGTGCTTTGAAATACTCAAAGCTGGGGCTGTTAGACATTACTGGAGGTCTCCCTGCTTGAAAACTCCCCCGTTGTGCTGGGCAGAACAAATTTGACATATCTGCccttctcccagcccctcctgatTCGCAGAAGTCTGTGCTGGATGCAGGGCAAACTGAAGATGACTTTGGCTATGATCACAGTGCATGGGACGAGCAGCGTGAGGGTGTAGGTTGGGGGCAGGTAGAATTTGTACTGATTCTCATCGAAGGCCCTCGACCAGCCGTAGGTGAGCGTGTGCAGAGTGCTGATCACCAAGGCAACAAATCCAAGGGAGGactaaaaggaaaagaaacacacaTCAGTTAGCAGAGTACTTGGTGCCTGGCTgtctttctgttattttttacaCTCTTTTCTAAGTGTACATGACACAGAGAAAGCAATGGCTGTTCCTGCGTTTCCTGGACAGAATAAAGCACGGCTGGAAACCTTTCCTGGGTAGTGTGCCAgactgtgtttttctttgtctAATCAGAGGTTAAGTGTGACATTAGAAgctcagcaggaatttcccagAAGGCGCTGCAAactcagcagagaggagggctCCTGCATCCTGTGAAGcatccccagcccctgctgagcaggtgggcacaggcagctcccAAGGGCtcctcctgagctgcagctgcctgctctgctcctgccagtcCCTGGCAGGCTCAGGCTTCTGACCAGCAGGATGAAGCATCAGTGATGTGGCTCTGGaccacagcaggcactgctggaaGTGGGCGAAGCCACAGCTCTACACAGAGCAAAGACATCTTCAGGTGACTGGTGTCACCTACAGGAAAATGAGATTGTGCAGGCAGAAGTGCTCTGTTCTGAGGTGAGCAACAGCCCTCAAGGACTTCCTCCTCTGTCTTAAGAGATCTGTGTTGGTTCAAAGGCTGTGTGATAGGCTAAGCCCTTGGAATGGGCAGTCAAGAGCCCTTTATCCACCCAGGAGGCAGCAAGAACACAGCCCCTGTTCTACAGGCAAGAACTGTCCCCACTTTTAGCTGAAATTTTGTTCCAAGCACCCACAGAGACAACATCTCCTCCTGAGTAtttccagctccctctgagGGTTGCTCTCAAAGATAGGTTTTAAACTGTGTCCCTCACCTATGACTTCCTGCCAGCATCAGAGGTGGTGGCTCCCGAGCTTGGCTGGCactcagcagcactgggcacttgctgttttttcctttgcactcactgtgttttccttggTACATGCCTTTGCTGCTGTGTTTATAGAGAAAAGCACAGGTGTAGCATCTTGCTCTGCTGCCCTACTTTGAAATGCTTGGTCTAAGCCTGAAATAACAACCAAATTTCAAGATGCCTAGACAGGGAAAAATTTGCTGCTTATGTCCTTAACTTAGgggaagaaatcctttaaaaggcaaaatatcTGTTTTGGTGCAGAGATCAGCAAGAAGCACGGTCTCCCTGAAGATAAGTCCAGGAAAGAGGACATGGCAGGGAAATAAGGAACCAGGGCAAGATGGGAGGAAGGGCTCATCATCTTTTGAAAAAAACGTTTCAGCCAAAGAACTACTCAATTTATAGCTCCCCCTTCTATTTTTGATTGCTgagaaacaattaaaaaacctagacaacttttaaaaatataccatGTTGTTACCAAAATCCAGACCAAGAGTTCTCTAAACTTCAGAGCTAGTATTTTAAagagctgagggaactgggcaagggagggaaggagagctcTCAGATGTGCTACCAGATCTAGGTACTTCTTTTATGGTATCTATTTGGCAGTCATGTGGCTGTCTGAgtcctgccaaggcagggaaGGACTCTGTGTTACAGCTGAGCATTACTCAAGGTCATGCCAGGAGttgggaacagagctgggaactgAACCTCAGTCCTGTGTGCAACCCCACACTTATCCTTTCTTTCAGGCACAGACGTCCTTCCTACCACAAGCTGTGTCCATGTTTTAAGCCAAGGTGGTAACAAGCAGCAAACCCAACAGAGTCAAGACTAGCTGCATTTGGAAAATTAAAGAGGAGTTTGCTGAAATATGCCGTGGTCACAGCTGAACCTAACAGCAGGACCCAACCTGCAGATCAGCCACCATTTATAGGTTAAGATTCTTTCAAACAGGCAAAAAATACCCAGGGTGGCAAAACGTTTGAATTACCAGATTAGGACTCATCTGGcaaagcagggaagggaaaaggggacAGAGTGAATCCAAGATCAAATGCTTTCTGCCCTGGGAAGGGGGTGCATTCACAGCCAGCCTGAGCGGGGCTCTGTGCATGGCAGAGATGTCGGAGCTGGAGATAATTACCTTGTTCCTCTACAGTTTCTCTTTAAACAGCTGCTGGTACtgggggagagcaggagaggaatTAATAGGACAAAAGGTGACAAACCACCACAGGCACTCTGTGACTGACCCACCTTTGTGTGTGGATGGCAGGGATGAAACAGAAAGGCTAACTGGCAACAAACACACGGCAACAAACGTGTGGCTAAGGTTGTGGTGGCTGGagacagggctggcagctcctctgACAGCAGCAATGGGCTGATGCACTTGTAACACAAACGAGGAGCTGACTGGGGCGAGCAGAGGGGGTGATGCTGGCTGAAGGAGCCACGGCTGCACCCCCCAGACAGCTGGATACAGGCAGGTCTGTAAGTGCACAAAACCCAAAAGTTTTGCTGACTGCAGCTTGCCTCAGTATTGACAACTCACTATACACTCAGTGTAGTACAACGCAGAGCCCACTGAGCACCCTGGGGCCCGATTTGCCAAAGTGCTTAGCCCTGATACCACTCCTTTGCTCTCATTGATCCTCTCTATGCAGTTTCTGGCTATGAAatctttctgggttttgttttaaacagcagaaaaggttgggttttttttgtactgTCACAACATGGGGAGTGTGGGGCAGCAGCCCTGTAGTATGTTAAAGCTCTCTGAAAGATGCTGTATGAATACAGTATCTTCCTGATTCAGGCTTTGCATGTATTTTCTGTTCTCCATTAACTCTTTTACCTCCCCCACTTCCTTGGTGTCTGCAAGCTCCCTGTAATGCCTCAGCAAAGCTGATCCAATCACATGTGGCTCATTTAGAAATGCTTGGGCAGCACTGAAAGCAAAGAGCCCCTTCCTGACCCAGATATGTTTCTGACTTGTGCAGCCATCAGTACTATGAAATTATTAGCTCAATGGAAGCAGCTCTGGCCCCTTGCACTGCCTCAACAGGAGTGTTAGAAAAGGTCTGATTACAGATTCTTTACATCTTATGCTACATGAACTATGAAAGAAACCAGGTCAATTCAACTTTAAAACTCCCAGAGGGCTTTTCAGGATAGGAAGGTAAAGGCAATCATACACATTTTTACTTCTCGGGAAATTAGAGTCGATTTGTAAATCACTGGGGAACATTAAAAATGTCTCCTATAAGCTGAATTACATACAAATCATTCCTGTTAGCCCATGTTTCAATCCTGTACACTTTCTGTTAAAAAACGGGTCACACAGGGGAACTGTGTATCCAATTCACTATATTTAATTGAAAGCTGTGTATGTGCAGGAGCTACTGTGAAAATTAACCTTTTTTCCCTATAACTTTGGCAGcaataaaaatgggattttcgACCTGTCAGGCAACAGATGTGTATTTTAATACTGTGGCAGTATATGGCACTAATACAGGTGTACACACTGACTGCTGGAAAATGCCAGACTTGGGAAGCTCTGGGTAAGGAGGGGACTAAAGTGATTCCTGAATTTGCCTGCCATGTGGCTTTTGGTACAGCATCTCTCAAACACCATCCAGTTCAATTGACATGGGAACAAACTGCTGCATTTTCTGGAAGGCATCTGGCTGGGGTGTATGCACTCTGCATTTCACCCCTTTTATGCTGCAGAAGTGCTAGAAATGCTAAATATTTGAGAAAGCAGCCTCATGCTTCACCCCTTGTATTTACACTGTACCACTGTGCATTAATTCAGGGAGGCTCACACTGAGCTATGTGAATATAACTTCTGGAGCATGGAAGCAATAGCTGTAGCTGCTCTTTTAATTTCCTCAGTGGAAAGAGGAAAGACTTACTGAGGAGTAAATACAGACTTACTGAGgagtaaataatttaaaagatccctcattaaaaaatataatatggAAGCTAACATGTCAGGAGATCTGTAACCTACTCTTTTTACATGGCATTTCCACAGTAAGGCACAATACTAGCCATGCCTCCCCTGCATGTGATCAGCTGGGAGCTCGTGTCACACTGTCACGCCTTATTCCATGCAGACAGAAATAGGTGTGAGTATCTTTCCATGAACTGAGCCAGCCAGCTCCCATGTGAGGCAGTCAAGAGCTATTTTGGAACTGACCATCACAAATTTGTCTGGTCCTAGTGCTGACATGCCCTTAGAAAGGCTCAGGAAGGGGTCCCAAAGGGCAGGTGGCACAGTGGTGTTAGACACACTACCTGCCACGACAATGGATGTGTTACATGACACAACGTCAGCACCCTCTAGGACAGCTGccaggctgcctggggagccAAAGGGAAATGCAGGGGGTTTCAAAGCCTCCTTCCAGGCTGCAAGGAGACACTTCCCTTCGTTTGGGATTCCTGGAATGACATGCCTAAGTCAGGACTGATTTATccagtgtggcagcagctgcagccctctTTTGAGATGTGGTGGTGAGAATTAATATGTTCCCATTGTCCAGTCTGAAACAGAGGTTTAAAGCCAAGTCTCCCTTTTCCTCAAGGGATGTTCTCTTGGGGTCAAgctctcctggtgctgctcttcTACTCAGTGTAAATAATTACTGGCTAGCCCACAGCAAGAGGGGAAAGAAGACAAACTGGATTGCTTGTCTGGTGATTCAGGCACTCGTGGGAGAAGCAGGGGACCAGATTTCAAACTCCTGCTCTAATGAATACTGAATTATTTATATACCACTGAAGAGCTTCAGCAGAGCTTAACAGAGGCTGGATGATAGATATTCACCTCTGCATCCCTGAACCCTGCCCTCCCCTTTGGAAGGGTTAGGTGTGTGCCAGTGTGGTGCAAAGGGAAGAGCTGCAGGGGAACGGGGTCCTGGGGGGGCTCACACATGTTGGGTGCCACAGGGGTTACTGCAGTGGGACACAAAGCCCACAGAGCTGCATGCTAAGCAGCCCTGGTGTAGGAAGCACAAGTAACAAGGGGTTTTTAGGGCTGTGGGATATGACTGTGACACAGTGAGTGGAATCTGGCCTCAAAAATCAGTTCTTATGTGCAGGGGGTACTTGAAAAGCTCAGTCTCTGCTATCTCTGTTAATTAGCCCTAAGCCTGGCTCCAAATGCATCCCTGAAAAAGCTGCAGCCACTGAATATGGTGTTTGTGAACATCCCATGGGGTAGCCTCTGGTCACCAAGGGAATTTGGCCCTTGGAAGCTTGGCCATCACTGCAAGTGCAAGGAAGGCTCCTAAAGCACCGGGGAAAAACAACATTACTAATTCAGTTTTTAGAATCAGACATGGCCTTTTCATTGAAATCATACCCAGttctctgtgctgtgtgggGTCTGGCAGTTTACATAACACTCTAAGCCTTTGTGAACTTGCCTATTGAACACGTAGGTGCATGcagctctccctgagcagcaagGACAGATCAGTGTCCTGTACCCAGCTGTCTCCACAGcatttccctgcctgccctccacagctttgctgctgctgatctCTATGTGGATGCCCATGACACCTTGCATTTTCCCTTCTCCTAAGAAAAGCGCCTTCCTTGGATAGGACAAGCCCTGTGTGAGAGCAGCATGGCCCCAGGACACACCACAGccctctgcccctctctgcCTCTGGGTCTCACCTCCTGGACAAGGGGTCTGTGGCTCTggggttttgctgctgacaaCAGTGCACagcttgcagctgccctgccagaGCAGGATATGCTGGGAAAGCAGGTCAACCCCTGCCCAGTCTGTGTGAGGGCCTGACTGATTCTGCAGAATCACTCTCTGGCATCAGCAAATGTCAACTTTACCTGAATGAAACTGAATTCCCTCCAGTTGAGAGAGTTTGCGATGGATGGAAGTGAAGTGATGGCAAGTAACGACAGCAAGCCCAGGGCAATTATTCCAACAGAGATATAAATCTCCATCCTCCAGACTTCCTCCTCTACCCAGATTGTCATcttcttctccacagcctggCATGACAACGAAGGTTTGTTAAAATGGGGCTCTTGGGGACAGAGGAACTGAATTTtatctgttttggttttggaagCAGGTTTCCTAGATGAGCACTAGGTCCTATTTACACCTCCAGCATTATTTGCCTGTTTGGGAGATGTGGATGCTCTCCTATCCCAAAGCCATTTGGCCAAAGCTAGACCTGATTTGAAGCCTGCTGGGAAGAACTGCTGAATGCTCTCAGCTCCTATGCCTGTAACCACAGCAGCAAGCCCCAAAGTCACATTTGGAAAGATAATTACAATGAGAACTCAGTTTAAAGCcatgaaaacaaatacagatGCTTGAATATGCATTAGTCTCCTAATAACCTTTGTTTTAAGTGCATTTAAGGGGGAAATTGTTCATGCTAATGGAAGGGAAGATGGGTTTTATACTGCATGGCAAAGAGGAACATTTAGAACTGTCCTCTTTCACCCATTAAATGGGTTTAATTTACTAAACAAAGATGTTGCTAGAAAACAGGAGGCAGAGGGGAAATGAACACAGGATGCTTGCCTGAGATTAATGTGCAACTGTGGCAATTGAGAAGAACCTGCTcaaggctggagctgagcagctggGAATGATGTTCGATGGATGCTCTGAACAGGCACTGCTGCCAAAACCAGCCATCCtgctcccctctgtccccacaaCCCCTTCCTCCTTTTTGGGGCAAACATTTGGAATCACTTGTACAAATACcccagcacagaaagcagaGTGGTTGCAGGGTAATTCCTTGATCACAtccttccctcagctgcacGAAGCTTGTGCCATCCCAGGAGGGAACAGTGCGGAGCAGTGAGAGGCAGGGGCAGAAAAGAGCAAATCCCATCCTCCCATAGTACTGCTGAGTTACAGAGCTGGCTGAACTGCCTGAAGGTAGCAATCTCACACTGGATAAACACTGCTGAGAGTGTCCATAAAGCAATAAAGTCCTTTTGCATTTCCTTGTTCTTATATAACCAGTTCTTCACCACCATTTTGTTAAACTCCTGCAGGCAAACTGTGATGAGGACATACAACCTTCTCTGGGTTATGACTTGGTTACTCCAGCAGGCACAATTATGAACATCAGTGTGAACAAACAGGAATCTCCCAAGATTTTGGGAGCTGAAGGGAACTCTGCTCCTCCTACCATTGGATTTCCCCTCTCCTAGCATTTTTCCTGCCTCTGACCTAGTCTCAGCCAGGCAAGGCGGGTTTCCAAGGCTTGTTAGTGTTTCTGGGAGCAATGGCACAGAGGGCTGATCCTAGCCCTGGCTGTAAATGCAGAAGGAGCAGTGTATCCAGGGAGATGGCAGGTCCTCAGCACAAGACCCAAGTCACTGAAAGTTTTAAACTTTCTGTAGTAACAAGCACTGACCCCCAGAAAAAAAGGTGAGTGCTCAGTCTGTGGCATGCAGCTAACCCGTGGGGAATTGCTCCTAGAGGTAACAACTTTTTCCCACTGTCCCACACCTGCTTTGGAAAACGAACAAAACAGCCGAGCTTTTAAGCCCACCACCCAACATCTGTGTGAGTTTAGAAGATTCCTGCAGGTGCTGACCTGAGGAGCAGCCCCGTTACCTGCTTGACGGCCGTCTCGATTAACAGGTAGCGGTGGGAGCGGCGCAtgggcaggcacaggctgtACACGGCGTGCAGGGCTGCACAGAAGAAGCTCAGGAGACCAATCTGCTTTCGGTGCTGGAGCCACTGGTCCAGCCAATCTGGGAAGCGCCTGTACTTGGTGCCATAGTagagctgggagcaggctgCCAGCACCCCGGGCAGGTAGACCAGAGACAGCATGACGTAGGACACGCAGGGCAGCGTGGTGTTCACCACCTCGATGGGGATCTTGTACAGCTTGTTCTTCTGCTCCCTGATATATGGGTGGATGACCTGCCGGATCAGGTTGTAGGtgaagaagcaaagaaaaagccCCAGAGCCAAAAAGATGGGGATTTTCCAGGCTGGCAAGAGGCGCAGAGGAATGTTCTCGATCTCACGGGCTGATGACATGCAGCCCATGTCCACAGGGGTGAATCCCATGACTTGAGCAATTTCTGCTACAGTGCGTTTGGCTTCTTGGTTATTTGAGCAGATCAGAACCTGCAACAAACAGAAATACACACATAGGGTAAAGAAATCAGGTTGCTGGGATCGAGTGCATCAGGAGGATTCTGTGTCACAGGGAGCCTATGTTATTCCACTGAGCATTGCGATTCCTGGCAGGCTTTTTGACAGGGATTTACCATGGCTGCCAAAGACCTCTTTCCTGGACAGGCTTCCTTTCATGCATGTACCACCAGTTTGTTTAACTGGCTCTGTTTAGATAAACAAACAACTGAATAATGCTTTTCACTTAGGCAGATGATCCTAAGACTACAAAGTGTGAACTAAGTGAAGGTACTGCATTTCTGGACAAAGAAATGCGGAAGTTAAGGGGTGGTCTCTGGATGCCACAGCCAGCACTCAAGACTCCTTCTCTTGGAGCCTAAGGCCATTTGCTGATGCTGCCAGAcctcagctgctgaaacagTTGAGATTTACTCcttcctgaaagaaaacagtACCTGCTTATTTCCATCCCTGGCACCCGACTGCAGCGTCCACGCAGAAACCACATTAAACCCCTTTACCACGGTGCAGGCTGGGAACAGGGAGGCCAAGTACTCTGCGTTGGATTCCTTGTGATGGTTGATCTCGGTGTTGTTACTAACATCCACCAGGATCTTGCCCACCAGCACATCAGCCAGGTCACAGAGGGTGGAGTAATGTTCCCTGAAAATCGCCACAAAGATGACATCCGCCTTCTTCACCGCCTCGGCCTGGAAGGTGACCTCAGCTGCAGCGGGGAACAGGCTGGCTTTCCGCTTGGGGTTGCGGCTGCCGACCACCACCTTGAACCCGGAGCACACCAGGCGCACGGCCAAGGAGCGCGCAAAGTCCCCGCTGCCCAGCACGCCCACGGCGCGCCCGGCCGGCGGCGGGGGGCTGCAGTCACCCTCCGTGCTCCCGTGGCCCAGCAGAGGTTTGGCCATGTCTCCTCCGGACATCCTGGCGGGACAAACAAGGAGAAATGCAAATTCGCTGTGGAGCTCTTGCAGAGACCCAGACCACATCTGAGGTCACGGGGAAAAATGCTACTAATGCCACTTGAACGCACGGTTTTGGTCCCAATAGCCAAACCCATTTGCCAAACCCACCAGGAAATGCGCAGTAATGTACAGGCACCACTGGAGGGGCAAAAACCACCATGCTGGGTTGGGAGGTGAAGGCTTTTACACAGGTTTCCCAGGGTTGTGTGATCCAACACCTGCTGGATGCGCTCACCCATTCTCTGCTGTCCTTCATGCTGGTATCTTACACTGCAAAGCCAGGCCAACACTAACAGCAATCAGGACCAGAAACTCTTGAGAGTCCCATGGAGCTATCAGATATCTCCTAAGGAATGGGTCCATGGAGATCCCCGAGACTACATTTGGAAAAACTGGAGGGCTGCTTCTGTTTCGACAGAGCAGAATCAAGGCAGGAAgtcaaaatgaaatgaaagtgTCCTAAAAGTGGTAAACAAAGAGAGTTGCAGCCCTTCCTGTTCCAATATTTGGGTCTGGCAAGCGCTGTTTGCTTCAGCTCTTTAATGAGTAATGAGAACTTACTcgtgacatttaaaaaatatattaaaacatgATGGGATTTGCTCAGGAAAGATCTTGATGAGCTTTACAAGCGTTAATGAATTTTGCCCTGTAACAGATTAGATATTGAGGGCATGGAGAGGTTTTAAGCAGATCAATAAAAtcacaggcagcacagcagctggacCTGGAGGTCAGAAGAAGCTCGAGCAGGGAACTGCCAGACTGCTCATGGGCTGTGTCAGTGGCTCAAATCTGCCTCACAACTTAAGGAACAGCAAATCTACcctaaaggaaggaaggaaatctgTTCCTGAAGGAACAGCAAATTCCCAAGGGTGAGGTTTTAAAAGGGCTCAGAAAGGCAGCCCATAGAACTTACACACCAGGACATCTGGCTTTTGTATTGGCACACTGCTAGAGATGATAATAAAGACTGTAATTAACAGACTTGTGATATACTGGGGATGGAGACAAAGTGGCT comes from the Cinclus cinclus chromosome 9, bCinCin1.1, whole genome shotgun sequence genome and includes:
- the STEAP3 gene encoding metalloreductase STEAP3 isoform X1, whose product is MSGGDMAKPLLGHGSTEGDCSPPPPAGRAVGVLGSGDFARSLAVRLVCSGFKVVVGSRNPKRKASLFPAAAEVTFQAEAVKKADVIFVAIFREHYSTLCDLADVLVGKILVDVSNNTEINHHKESNAEYLASLFPACTVVKGFNVVSAWTLQSGARDGNKQVLICSNNQEAKRTVAEIAQVMGFTPVDMGCMSSAREIENIPLRLLPAWKIPIFLALGLFLCFFTYNLIRQVIHPYIREQKNKLYKIPIEVVNTTLPCVSYVMLSLVYLPGVLAACSQLYYGTKYRRFPDWLDQWLQHRKQIGLLSFFCAALHAVYSLCLPMRRSHRYLLIETAVKQAVEKKMTIWVEEEVWRMEIYISVGIIALGLLSLLAITSLPSIANSLNWREFSFIQSSLGFVALVISTLHTLTYGWSRAFDENQYKFYLPPTYTLTLLVPCTVIIAKVIFSLPCIQHRLLRIRRGWEKGRYVKFVLPSTTGEFSSRETSSNV
- the STEAP3 gene encoding metalloreductase STEAP3 isoform X2, which codes for MSGGDMAKPLLGHGSTEGDCSPPPPAGRAVGVLGSGDFARSLAVRLVCSGFKVVVGSRNPKRKASLFPAAAEVTFQAEAVKKADVIFVAIFREHYSTLCDLADVLVGKILVDVSNNTEINHHKESNAEYLASLFPACTVVKGFNVVSAWTLQSGARDGNKQVLICSNNQEAKRTVAEIAQVMGFTPVDMGCMSSAREIENIPLRLLPAWKIPIFLALGLFLCFFTYNLIRQVIHPYIREQKNKLYKIPIEVVNTTLPCVSYVMLSLVYLPGVLAACSQLYYGTKYRRFPDWLDQWLQHRKQIGLLSFFCAALHAVYSLCLPMRRSHRYLLIETAVKQSSLGFVALVISTLHTLTYGWSRAFDENQYKFYLPPTYTLTLLVPCTVIIAKVIFSLPCIQHRLLRIRRGWEKGRYVKFVLPSTTGEFSSRETSSNV